The Streptomyces sp. A2-16 sequence TCCACGGCTGTGGTGCCGTTCGGATAGTTTTTGCTCACCGCGTCGAATCTGATCAAGGCTGCCCCTTACCCCGACTGCATATGGTCATGCAGAGTTATGCCTGGATGAATGGCAGTCAATGGCTGACTGTTAACGGCGCGTTACGTTCGTACGAAATCAGCAACTGCCCAGCTCAGACGTAGGGGAATAACCCATGGATCCTGTCTGGTTCACCTTCCTCAACGGCGCGGACATAGAGCAGCTCGAACTGACCGACACCGAGATACTCGACGCCGTCGAGGAGGGGCTGCGTGCCCAGGGCCACGGCGAGACGGTGATCGAACCGCGCGTCCACCTGGTGCCCGATCCCGCGTTCAACGGTCATTTCAACGTCCTGCGCGGCTACATCGCTCCGCTGGCGCTGGCCGGGGTCAAGATCGTGGGCGACTACGTCGACAACTACAAGGCCGGGCTGCCCTCCGAGATGGCCCTGCTCAACCTCTTCGACCCGCGCAGCGGCATGCCGGTGGCCGTGCTCGACGCCACCGCCATCACGGAGATGCGCACCGGTGCCCTGACCGCGCTCGGTGCGCGCCATCTGGCCCGCCCGGACGCCAAGGTGCTCGGGCACATCGGCGCCCGTGCCACGTCGTACTGGAACGTCCGGCTGCTCGACCGGATCTTCGACCTGTCCGAGATCCGCGTCCACTCGCGCCGCCCCGAGAGCCGCGAGGCCTTCGCCGGGCGGCTGGAGGAGGAGCTCGGCAAGCCCGTCGTCGTGACCGATGACTGGAAGAGCTGTGTGGAAGGAGCGGACATCGTGGTGGAGGCGTCCCGGTTGGAGCGTCCGGAGCCGCTGCTGAAGACCGAGTGGATCGCCCCTGGCTCGCTCGTCGTGCCCTACGGGGTGCACAGCGCCGTCGAGTTCGACCTCACGGACATCATGGACAAGATCGTGATGGACGACTGGGGGCAGGCGCACGCCGGGCCGTTCGGTGCCCTGCGCAGGCATGTGGACTCCGGCAAGCTCAACAAGGACAACCTCCACGCCGAGTTGGGCGAGATCGTCGTCGGCACCAAGCCCGGCCGGGAGAGCGCCGAGGAGACGAACCTGTTCTGGCACCGCGGTCTCTCCCTCTCCGACATCGCCCTGGGCGCCGCCATGCTGAAGAAGGCCGAGGAACGCGGCCTCGGCCAGAGGCTGCGGTTCGCATGACCGCGCTCGTCATCGACGGCAGGACGCTGTCCTACGACGATGTCGTCGCCGTCGCCCACCACGGCGCCCGGGTCGAACTGGCGGAAGAGGTGCTCCCGCGGCTCGCGCGCGAGCGGACCGCCGTGGACGACGTCGTCGACCGCCGGGTGCCGACCTACGGCCTGACGACGGGTCTGGGCACCCGCTCCTCGTACGCGCTGCCGCGCGACGAGCTCGAGGAGTTCAGCGTCCGCACGGTCCGGGGGCGGGCCAACGCGGTCGGCGATCCGCTCCCGGTCCCCGTCGTACGCGCCGCGATCCTCGCCCGCGTGAACGGCCTCGCGGGCGGCGGCAGCGGAGTGCGACCGGAGATCCTGACGCTGCTCGTGGCCCTGCTCAACGCGCGGGTGCACCCCGTGATACCCGAGGTGGGATCGATCGGCGCCGCCGATCTGGTCCAGATGGCCCATGTCGGTCTGGTCGTCATCGGCGAGGGCAGCGCCGAGTTCGACGGCGAGGTGCTCGACGGCGCCACGGCACTGCGCCGGGCCGGTCTGGCCCCTGCCGTCCTGGGCCCGAAGGACGGACATGTGCTGTGCAGCGCGAGCCCGCTGGCGGCCGGTCAGGGCGCGCTCGCCCTGCACGAAGCGGCCGCCGTCCTCACCCTGGCCCAGGCGGTCACGGCCCTGACCTACGAGGGCTTCCGGGCCAACACGAGTCCGCTCGACGCCCGGGTACTGGCACTGCGGCCCGCCCCCGGACAGTCCCGGGCCGCGCGCGAACTGCTCGCCCTCCTGGACGGCGGTGAGCTGGGCGATCCCCGCAACGCCCGGCGCGTCCAGGACCCCGTCAGCCTGCGCTGCTCGGCCCAGGTGCACGGGGCGCTGCACACCGCGCTGGACTTCGCCGACACCGCGCTCCGGCCGGAGCTCAACGGCTGCGGCGACAACCCGGTGGTCCTGTCCGACACCGGCGAGATCCTCTCGTCCGGGAACTTCCACACCCCGGCCCTCGCCCTCGCCTTCGACACCCTTGCCCTGGCCCTGACACAGACCGCGTCGATCTCCGCCGAGCGCATGCGACGGCTGCTCGACCCGGCCGTCAGCGGACTGCCCGCGAACCTCTCGCCGTACGGTCCGGAGCGCTCGGGCTTCGCCCCACTGGCCAAGACGGCGCAGGCGCTAGTCGCCGAGATCCGCATGCTGTCCGTACCGGTGAGCACCGACCCCCGCCATGGCGCGCACGCCGTCGAGGACGACTCGACCAACGCGGCGCTCGGCGCACGGCGGCTGACCACGATCCTCGTCCGGCTGCGGCAGTTGCTGGCGGTGGAGTCCGTGGTCGCCGCGCAGGCGGTGGATCTGGCAGCACCGCCCGTGCTGGGACGGGGGCCGGAGTTCCTGCACGGCGCCATCCGGAAGGTCGTGCCCCGTCTGGACGACGACCGGGCGTGCGGGGCGGACGTGGAGGCGGTAAGCCGCGAGGTCCTGGGTGCGGACGAGGTCCGGGGTGCACTGCGCGCCCTGGCGGGAGGCTCGGCATGACCGACGTCGACGTGCACCAGCCTCTTTGACCCCATCGCCGCCGGCGGCCCCGCGATCGCGGGGCGAGCCGCCGTACGGAACTCGCCGTCGCCGACGAGCCCGCCCGGGCGCTGACCTCCCTGTCCTGGTCGGCGTTGAGCGGCCGCCGGCTGCCCGCTGCGTGTCCGACCGCCGTCGGCGTGCACGCCGGCGGCCAGGGCTCTGACCGGCCCTCCGCGCGACCGCGCGGTGCGCCTCGCGGATCGCCGATCCGCGGAGGCTGCTCACGGGAGAGGAGCAACGCCCAGGTCGAGCCCTGCCTCCCGGGCCTTCTCGGCCGCCTCCTCGTAGCCGGCGTCCGCGTAGCGGGCCACGCCCAGTGCGGGGTCGGTCCAGAAGACCCGGCGGATCTTGCGTTCCGCCAGCTCGCTGCCGTCGGCGACCACGGTGATGCCGGTGTGGATGCTGCGGCCCACCCCGACTCCGCCGCCATTGCCGACGGACACCCAGGTCGCGCCCTGCGCCGCGTTGAGCAGCGCGGCCAGCACGGGCCAGTCGGCGATCGCGTCGCTGCCGTCGAGCATCCCTTCGGTCTCCCGGGACGGTGAGGCGACGGCGGCGGGGTCCATGTGGTCCCGGCCGAGGGCCAGCGGACCGATCTCACCGCGCCTGACGAGTTCGTTGAGGCGCAGCCCGACCTCGTGCCGCTCCCCGAGCCCGAGCCAGCAGATCCGGGCGGGCAGTCCCTGCGGGGCGACCCGGGCACGGGCCAGCGTGAACCACCGCTCCAGGGACGGCGATCGGACCACGTCGAGCACGGCGTCCTCGCTGCGGCGCAGGTCCTCCGGGTCGCCGCTGAGACAGACCCACCGGTACGGACCGACTCCGCGCGCGAAGATCGGGCGTACGTACTCGGCCACGAACCCGGGGACTTCGGCGGCCCGCGACGCTCCGGCCGCCACCGCCTGGGCGCGCAGGTTGTTGCCGTACTCGAAGACGACGGAGCCGCGCTCGCGCAGCGTTAGCAGGGCGTTCGCGTGCGCGCGCAGCGACACCTGCACGGCGTCACGGTAGGCGGGATCGGGGGTGCGCGCCTGGTCGGGCAGGTACCCCACAGGCACATAGCCGTGGTCGAGGTCGTGCGCCGCCGTCTGGTCGGTGGCTATGTCGACGGCGACTCGGTCGGCCACCAGCCGGGGCAGGATCTCGGCGATGTTGCCGACGAGCGCGATGGCGGCGGGGTCGGATGAACCGGTGAGGTCGGCGACGGCCGCCTCGTAGTCGGGTGCGATGCGGTCGACCCAGCCCGCGTCCAGTCTGCGCCGCGCGCGTTCGGGATCGACCTCGACGATCAGGCCACGGCCGCCCAGGTTCGCGATGGCCAGCCCCTGGGCGCCCCCCATTCCGCCGAGCCCGGCCGTCACCACCCGCCGGCCCGCGAGGGTCCCGCCGAAATGGCGGCGGGCGATGGCCGCGAACGTCTCGTGGGTGAAGCCGAGCACACCCTGCGTGCCGATGTAGAACCAGGCGGCCGCTGTCATCTGCCCGTACATGGTGAGTCCGGCGTCCTCGAGTCGGCGGAACCCCGCCTCGTCCGACCAGGCCGGCACGACCATCGCGGTCGAGATGAGCACGCGCGGCGCGTCCGGGTGCGTCGGCAGCACCGCCACCGGCTTGCCCGACTGCACCAGCAACGTCTCGTCGGGGCCCAGCCGTTCGAGAGCGGCGACGATCGCGTCGTACGCCTCCCAGGAGCGGGCCCCCCGACCGCGCCCGCCGTAGACGACGAGCCGGGCGGAGTCCTCGGCGACGGCCGGGTCGAGGGTGTTGAGGAAACAGCGAAGGACACCCTCCTGCTCCCAACCGCGGCAACGGAGTTCGGCGCCCGTGGGCGCCGGTGTGCCAAGCCTGGCATTGATTGGATCCATGGATCCAATCTAGTATCCGGGCATGTGCCCGCCACCCCCGTCCACACCGGGTGAGGTGCTCGCCGTCACGAGCCTCGCCGACCAGATCGCCTACCGGCTGCGCGCCGAGATCCTCGACGGGAAGCTGCCGTTCGGCGCCCGCCTCCAGCACGAGGACCTGGCCGCGCGCTTCGGCGTGAGCCGGACACCCATCCGCGAGGCACTGCGTCAGCTGCAGGCCCTGAACCTCGTCGAGCTGGCGCCCAACCGTGGCGCGACCGTGCGCACCCCGTCCCGGGCGGAGCTCGTCGAGGTCTACGAACTCCGGGTCGAGATGGAGGGGTTCGCGTGTGCACTCGCCGGCGAACGTGCCTGCGCCGAGGACCTGGACGAGTTGGAGCGGACCCAGGAACGGCTCACGGAAGCAGTCACCGCGGCCGGAAGCCTGGACGACTCGGAGCTGGACGCGGCCGTGACGGAGGCGAACACCGCCTTCCACTCTCTGATCCACCAGGCCGCCGGCAACCGACGTCTGACCGAGTCCATCGAGCAACTGCAGAGCGTCTTCCCCCGCGACTCGGTCTGGCGGGTCATCGCCCACGACGAGACCGCTCTGACGACCATGAACGTGCACGAGCACCAGGCCATCGCCGCGGCACTCCGCGCGCGTACGCCGGACACCGCGCGCACGCTGATGCGCGACCACGTCCGCGGCGCCGGTGAGATCCTGCTCGCCCACCTCGACGAGCAGGGATTCTGGGGATGAGTCCGCCCTTCGGCCGGGTGCTGGTCATCGGTGGCGGCGCCATGGCCACCGGAATCGCCGCCCGCCTGTCCGCCGCGGGCATCGAAACCGTCGTGCTCGTACGCCGCCGGGACGCGGTCGCGGCTGTCGGGGACGAGATCGCCAGACGGTGCGTGTCGCTCGTCGAGCTCGGCGCGACAGCACGGGAATCCGTAAGGCCCGCGACGGTCCTGGCCGATGAGGCGCCTCGCGGTTTCGTGCTCGCCGTGGAGTCGGTCACCGAGGACGCGGAGACGAAACGCGCCGTCCTGGCCAGGGCCGAGACGCTTGTCGCCGACGACGGGATCGTGGCGACCAACACCTCCTCGCTCCGCCTGGCGGATCTCGCCGACGGCCTGACGCGCCCCGAACTCTTCGCCGGCTGGCACTGGTTCAACCCCGCCGAACTGGTGCCGCTCGTCGAGGTCACCGGCGGACCGCGCACGGCGCCGGAAACCCTGGAGCGGCTCTCCTCGCTGTCGACGGCGATCGGCAAGCAGCCGATCACACTGCGGCGCGACCACGCGGGGTTCGTGGCCAACCGACTGCAGTACGCCTTGCTGCGCGAGGCGTACGCGCTGGTCGAGGAGGGTGTCTGTGGCGTGAAGGACATCGACCGGGCCGTCGTCGCCGGACTCGGGGCGCGCTGGGCGGCGATCGGACCGTTCGCGTCGATGGACGCCGCGGGACTCGATGTCCACGAAGCCGTCACCGAGCAGCTGTTCCCGCAGCTCTCCCGCTCGACCGGGGTACCGGCCCTGCTCCGGGACGCGCGAAGCAGCGGTGCGACCGGGATGAAGGGGGGCCGGGGGCTGCTGGGCGACTACCCGCCGGACACAGCCCGCGAGATCGCGGCGCGCCGGGACGCGGTGCTCGCGCTGCTGGCCGCAGCAGGACGGGAGACGAAGGAATGACGTCTCTCGCGGCACCCTTGGCGGCCGGAACGGAATCGGACGAGGGCGCGCTCGTGCTCGGCGACCGTTCCCTGCGCCCGGCCGACGTGGTGGCGGTGGCGCGGGGCCGCCGGGTCCTGCTCGGCCGTGCCGCCCGTGAGCGGATGCGCGCTTCCCGCGCCGCACTCGAGGAGGTGCTGGCCCGTGGCGACGCCGTGTACGGACTCACCACCGGCGTCGGCGCCATCAAGACCGAGGCGATCGAGGCCGACCGTCAGGCTGCCTTCCAGCCCCTGTTGCTGCGCGCGCACCGCGTGGGGCACGGGCAATTGGCGCCCGCCGAATTCGTCCGGGCCGCCATGGCCGTACGGGCCGCGGGCTTCGCCGTCGGCGTCGCGGGCGTACGGGAAGAGGTCGCCGATGCCTTCTGCCGTGCCCTCGACACGGACGTGACGCCCCGCGTCCATCTGCTCGGCTCGATCGGGCAGGCGGACCTGAGCCAGATGGCCGAGATCGGTCTGGCCCTCATCGGTCACGGCAGCGACGGCGCGGCACTGGTCTCGCGCGGCTGCACACCGCTCGCACTCGGCCCGCGCGAGGCGCACGCCATCGTCAACAGCAACGCGTTTTCGGTCGGCATCGCCTGTCTCGCCCTGGAGCGGGCCACCCGAGCCGTCCGGGCCCTGGACGTGTCGGCGGCGCTGTCGCTCGAGGCCCTGACGGGAAACGTCGACGCGATCCACCCGGCCGTCGCCGGAGTACGGCCGTACAGCGGCGCTCACGAGACGATCGCCCGCCTGCGTGCGCTGCTGGCCGGCGGCGCTCTGCTGACCGGCGCCAGACCGGCCCGCGCCCTCCAGGATCCGCTGGCGTTC is a genomic window containing:
- a CDS encoding ornithine cyclodeaminase family protein, with amino-acid sequence MDPVWFTFLNGADIEQLELTDTEILDAVEEGLRAQGHGETVIEPRVHLVPDPAFNGHFNVLRGYIAPLALAGVKIVGDYVDNYKAGLPSEMALLNLFDPRSGMPVAVLDATAITEMRTGALTALGARHLARPDAKVLGHIGARATSYWNVRLLDRIFDLSEIRVHSRRPESREAFAGRLEEELGKPVVVTDDWKSCVEGADIVVEASRLERPEPLLKTEWIAPGSLVVPYGVHSAVEFDLTDIMDKIVMDDWGQAHAGPFGALRRHVDSGKLNKDNLHAELGEIVVGTKPGRESAEETNLFWHRGLSLSDIALGAAMLKKAEERGLGQRLRFA
- a CDS encoding aromatic amino acid ammonia-lyase; the protein is MTALVIDGRTLSYDDVVAVAHHGARVELAEEVLPRLARERTAVDDVVDRRVPTYGLTTGLGTRSSYALPRDELEEFSVRTVRGRANAVGDPLPVPVVRAAILARVNGLAGGGSGVRPEILTLLVALLNARVHPVIPEVGSIGAADLVQMAHVGLVVIGEGSAEFDGEVLDGATALRRAGLAPAVLGPKDGHVLCSASPLAAGQGALALHEAAAVLTLAQAVTALTYEGFRANTSPLDARVLALRPAPGQSRAARELLALLDGGELGDPRNARRVQDPVSLRCSAQVHGALHTALDFADTALRPELNGCGDNPVVLSDTGEILSSGNFHTPALALAFDTLALALTQTASISAERMRRLLDPAVSGLPANLSPYGPERSGFAPLAKTAQALVAEIRMLSVPVSTDPRHGAHAVEDDSTNAALGARRLTTILVRLRQLLAVESVVAAQAVDLAAPPVLGRGPEFLHGAIRKVVPRLDDDRACGADVEAVSREVLGADEVRGALRALAGGSA
- the hutU gene encoding urocanate hydratase: MDPINARLGTPAPTGAELRCRGWEQEGVLRCFLNTLDPAVAEDSARLVVYGGRGRGARSWEAYDAIVAALERLGPDETLLVQSGKPVAVLPTHPDAPRVLISTAMVVPAWSDEAGFRRLEDAGLTMYGQMTAAAWFYIGTQGVLGFTHETFAAIARRHFGGTLAGRRVVTAGLGGMGGAQGLAIANLGGRGLIVEVDPERARRRLDAGWVDRIAPDYEAAVADLTGSSDPAAIALVGNIAEILPRLVADRVAVDIATDQTAAHDLDHGYVPVGYLPDQARTPDPAYRDAVQVSLRAHANALLTLRERGSVVFEYGNNLRAQAVAAGASRAAEVPGFVAEYVRPIFARGVGPYRWVCLSGDPEDLRRSEDAVLDVVRSPSLERWFTLARARVAPQGLPARICWLGLGERHEVGLRLNELVRRGEIGPLALGRDHMDPAAVASPSRETEGMLDGSDAIADWPVLAALLNAAQGATWVSVGNGGGVGVGRSIHTGITVVADGSELAERKIRRVFWTDPALGVARYADAGYEEAAEKAREAGLDLGVAPLP
- a CDS encoding GntR family transcriptional regulator yields the protein MCPPPPSTPGEVLAVTSLADQIAYRLRAEILDGKLPFGARLQHEDLAARFGVSRTPIREALRQLQALNLVELAPNRGATVRTPSRAELVEVYELRVEMEGFACALAGERACAEDLDELERTQERLTEAVTAAGSLDDSELDAAVTEANTAFHSLIHQAAGNRRLTESIEQLQSVFPRDSVWRVIAHDETALTTMNVHEHQAIAAALRARTPDTARTLMRDHVRGAGEILLAHLDEQGFWG
- a CDS encoding 3-hydroxyacyl-CoA dehydrogenase NAD-binding domain-containing protein, whose translation is MSPPFGRVLVIGGGAMATGIAARLSAAGIETVVLVRRRDAVAAVGDEIARRCVSLVELGATARESVRPATVLADEAPRGFVLAVESVTEDAETKRAVLARAETLVADDGIVATNTSSLRLADLADGLTRPELFAGWHWFNPAELVPLVEVTGGPRTAPETLERLSSLSTAIGKQPITLRRDHAGFVANRLQYALLREAYALVEEGVCGVKDIDRAVVAGLGARWAAIGPFASMDAAGLDVHEAVTEQLFPQLSRSTGVPALLRDARSSGATGMKGGRGLLGDYPPDTAREIAARRDAVLALLAAAGRETKE
- a CDS encoding aromatic amino acid ammonia-lyase, translated to MTSLAAPLAAGTESDEGALVLGDRSLRPADVVAVARGRRVLLGRAARERMRASRAALEEVLARGDAVYGLTTGVGAIKTEAIEADRQAAFQPLLLRAHRVGHGQLAPAEFVRAAMAVRAAGFAVGVAGVREEVADAFCRALDTDVTPRVHLLGSIGQADLSQMAEIGLALIGHGSDGAALVSRGCTPLALGPREAHAIVNSNAFSVGIACLALERATRAVRALDVSAALSLEALTGNVDAIHPAVAGVRPYSGAHETIARLRALLAGGALLTGARPARALQDPLAFKVVPQTHGAARQALGHCDSAVEVELASSGDSPIVLVDEGRAISTGNHDIAPVAIALDYARLGLAQAVTIAGERVQKLLDSAFTGLPTGLRADPTSPDDGLAIVANGAASLAGEARLLAQPVTLEQPTSAIAAGIEDRITMAPTAARRLHEMAGLALRLAAVELMCGAQAVDLRGSVGELGEGTGRAYAAARRSLPFVGAGEAPDGDLDALEDWLTGDDVP